A single genomic interval of Sporichthyaceae bacterium harbors:
- a CDS encoding HEAT repeat domain-containing protein encodes TRTLLTERAAADDDGAVRRATLQALVQDWPDEQTRTLLTERAAADNDGAVRQAAMDALAWGWPSPDNS; translated from the coding sequence ACCCGGACTCTGCTGACCGAGCGCGCCGCCGCCGACGACGACGGAGCCGTCCGGCGCGCGACCCTGCAAGCCCTCGTCCAGGACTGGCCCGACGAGCAGACCCGGACTCTGCTGACCGAGCGCGCCGCCGCCGACAACGACGGAGCCGTCCGGCAGGCAGCGATGGATGCCCTCGCCTGGGGCTGGCCTAGCCCTGACAATTCATAG